The following are encoded together in the Pectobacterium wasabiae CFBP 3304 genome:
- a CDS encoding aldo/keto reductase — protein sequence MKYTTFGRNTGLRVSELALGTGNFGTGWGYGSEKEQAKQVFDRYANAGGNFIDTADAYQLGQSEQMVGEFIATDRDHFVVATKYTLSAMPDAGISQTGNSRKNMISSVENSLKRLKTDRIDVLWAHFDDQLTPLEEIVRAFDDLIRAGKIQYAGFSNFPAWRIARASTIAELRGWSRIAGIQVEYSLVQRTAERELLPMAEAMGLAATLWSPLGGGLLTGKYRQSKEGRLIGFGGRLVHTEQDTTLLDEVFRVANDLNVMPIQIAIAWLRHKSARASTSLIPILGSRTLAQLDDTLLALDVTLSEDQVTRLDDVSAISLGTPHDQIAGTLPRAQGGNSANIITPYPPRA from the coding sequence ATGAAATACACGACGTTTGGACGGAATACAGGTTTACGCGTCTCTGAGCTGGCTCTCGGAACAGGAAACTTTGGCACCGGCTGGGGCTATGGTTCTGAAAAAGAACAGGCTAAACAGGTGTTTGATCGTTATGCCAACGCTGGCGGCAACTTCATCGATACGGCGGATGCTTACCAGTTGGGCCAATCTGAGCAAATGGTCGGAGAATTCATTGCCACAGATCGCGATCATTTTGTCGTGGCGACGAAATACACCCTAAGTGCCATGCCGGATGCCGGAATTTCCCAAACTGGCAATAGCCGTAAGAACATGATCTCATCGGTAGAAAACAGCCTGAAAAGACTGAAAACCGATCGTATCGATGTGCTGTGGGCACACTTTGATGACCAATTAACTCCGTTGGAAGAGATTGTTCGCGCTTTCGACGATCTCATTCGGGCAGGGAAAATCCAGTATGCGGGCTTCTCTAATTTCCCAGCCTGGCGCATTGCCCGAGCGAGCACCATCGCGGAACTGCGCGGCTGGTCGCGAATTGCCGGTATTCAGGTGGAATACAGTCTGGTGCAGCGCACCGCAGAGCGAGAACTGCTACCGATGGCAGAAGCTATGGGGCTGGCAGCAACGCTTTGGTCTCCGTTAGGTGGCGGTCTGCTGACGGGCAAATACCGGCAAAGCAAAGAAGGCCGACTGATCGGCTTCGGTGGAAGATTAGTACACACCGAGCAAGACACAACCTTGTTGGATGAGGTATTTCGCGTTGCAAACGATTTAAACGTCATGCCAATACAGATCGCCATCGCCTGGTTGCGGCATAAATCCGCTCGCGCCAGCACCAGCCTGATCCCTATTTTAGGTTCCCGCACGCTGGCACAGTTGGACGATACGCTACTCGCCTTAGATGTGACGCTAAGTGAAGATCAAGTTACGCGACTGGATGACGTCAGTGCGATTTCACTGGGAACGCCGCACGATCAGATCGCGGGTACATTACCTCGGGCTCAGGGAGGCAACAGCGCTAATATCATTACGCCGTATCCACCACGCGCCTGA
- a CDS encoding TetR/AcrR family transcriptional regulator, with protein sequence MARVSKQQMERNREEIIQVSSQLFRERGLNGVSVNDLMAAAGLTHGGFYGHFASKDELAAIASRKALEDSGSRWQEISQHADQHNLRTMVEHYLSPTHRDGAKDGCAITALASDIARESEDKPVREVYLSGVRAMLDRLESLSTIEDKEQRRLHALAQFALLSGALTLARATAGDALSDDFLSAAKKALLGEA encoded by the coding sequence ATGGCCCGTGTATCAAAACAGCAGATGGAGCGTAATCGAGAGGAAATTATCCAGGTTTCCTCACAGCTCTTTCGTGAACGGGGCCTGAACGGCGTCAGCGTGAACGACTTGATGGCCGCGGCTGGATTAACCCACGGTGGCTTTTATGGTCATTTTGCTTCTAAAGATGAGCTCGCCGCTATCGCCAGCCGTAAAGCACTTGAAGATTCCGGTTCTCGCTGGCAGGAAATAAGCCAACACGCCGATCAACATAACCTACGAACGATGGTGGAGCACTATCTTTCCCCCACCCATCGTGACGGTGCCAAAGATGGCTGTGCGATCACCGCGTTAGCCAGCGACATCGCCAGAGAAAGTGAAGACAAGCCGGTACGTGAAGTTTATCTCAGCGGCGTCAGGGCAATGCTGGACAGGCTGGAATCCCTCTCTACGATAGAAGACAAAGAACAACGTAGACTGCATGCGCTGGCGCAATTTGCCCTATTATCCGGCGCATTAACGTTAGCGCGCGCAACGGCTGGTGATGCCTTGTCGGATGACTTTCTCAGCGCAGCAAAAAAAGCGCTGCTTGGCGAAGCATAG
- a CDS encoding DoxX family protein yields MISQLNQWFTRLTDHPDAGKLLLRLTVGILLLFHGVAKVEHGVGWIVEMLQGAGLPGFIAYGVYVGEVVAPILIILGVFTRISGLIAALTLVVATLMVGTGKFFTLTNVGAWALEVEALYFFAGLIIMLVGSGRYSVASNPAYR; encoded by the coding sequence ATGATTTCTCAGTTGAATCAGTGGTTCACGCGTTTAACCGATCATCCCGATGCAGGAAAACTTTTACTGCGTTTAACCGTGGGTATTCTGCTGCTGTTTCACGGCGTAGCAAAAGTTGAGCACGGCGTAGGCTGGATCGTAGAAATGCTGCAAGGCGCAGGCCTGCCAGGTTTTATCGCTTATGGCGTTTATGTGGGTGAAGTCGTTGCGCCAATTCTGATTATTTTGGGCGTGTTTACCCGTATTTCTGGCCTGATCGCCGCATTGACGCTGGTAGTGGCTACGCTGATGGTGGGCACGGGTAAATTCTTTACCCTGACCAACGTGGGTGCATGGGCGCTGGAAGTCGAAGCGCTCTATTTCTTTGCTGGCCTCATTATTATGCTGGTGGGCAGTGGTCGTTACTCTGTAGCCTCTAACCCTGCTTATCGTTAA
- a CDS encoding sulfate/molybdate ABC transporter ATP-binding protein, which yields MSIEIRNINKQFGQFRALNEINLSIHSGELVALLGPSGCGKTTLLRIIAGLEQPDSGSIIFHGQDVSVHDVRKRNVGFVFQHYALFRHMTVFDNVAFGLRMKPKNIRPSKSEIEKKVHELLNLVQLDWLGDRYPEQLSGGQRQRIALARALIVEPSILLLDEPFGALDAKVRKELRRWLSQLHEDIDLTSVFVTHDQEEAMEVADRIVLMNKGVIEQIGTPAEVYNNPASEFVYHFLGDSNRLKVAQTEETILFRPHEVSLSVQAQDGYQAVTVRDIRPLGALTRLSLKLGEQSELIEAEVAKDDVSLEGLQKGDVIQFKPKRYNHDWEI from the coding sequence ATGAGCATTGAGATCCGCAATATTAATAAACAATTTGGCCAGTTTCGGGCGCTGAACGAGATTAATTTGTCGATCCACAGCGGCGAGCTGGTGGCGCTGCTGGGGCCATCAGGCTGCGGTAAGACGACGCTGCTGCGTATTATCGCCGGGCTGGAGCAGCCGGATAGCGGTAGCATCATTTTCCACGGTCAGGACGTGTCCGTTCACGATGTACGTAAGCGTAACGTCGGGTTTGTCTTCCAGCACTATGCGCTGTTTCGCCACATGACGGTGTTCGATAACGTCGCGTTTGGGCTGCGAATGAAGCCGAAGAATATCCGCCCGTCGAAGAGTGAGATCGAAAAGAAAGTGCATGAATTGCTGAATCTGGTGCAGTTGGACTGGCTGGGGGATCGCTACCCTGAACAGCTTTCTGGCGGCCAGCGTCAGCGTATTGCGCTGGCACGTGCGTTGATCGTCGAGCCGAGCATTCTGCTGCTGGATGAACCCTTTGGCGCGCTGGATGCCAAGGTGCGTAAGGAGCTACGCCGCTGGCTGTCTCAGTTGCATGAAGATATCGATCTGACATCGGTATTTGTGACACACGATCAGGAAGAGGCGATGGAAGTCGCCGACCGTATCGTGTTGATGAACAAAGGCGTGATTGAACAAATCGGTACACCGGCAGAGGTGTATAACAACCCAGCCAGCGAATTTGTTTACCATTTCCTTGGCGACAGCAACCGCTTGAAAGTGGCGCAAACGGAAGAAACCATTCTGTTCCGTCCGCATGAAGTGTCGCTATCCGTTCAGGCACAGGATGGCTATCAGGCGGTGACCGTGCGTGATATTCGCCCGCTTGGTGCTTTGACGCGTCTGTCGCTGAAGCTGGGCGAACAGTCGGAACTGATTGAAGCCGAAGTTGCAAAAGACGATGTGAGCCTCGAAGGGTTGCAGAAAGGTGACGTGATTCAGTTTAAGCCCAAGCGCTATAACCACGATTGGGAAATCTGA
- the cysW gene encoding sulfate ABC transporter permease subunit CysW, whose amino-acid sequence MEQVISSQASAAKRKKQPAAYYILVSLAWVVFFLILVLPLMMVVTQGLDKGVGAFWDAISEPDAISALKLTLLATVISVPLNVVFGLATAWCVTKFEFRGKSFLLALIDLPFSVSPVVAGLVYVLLFGAQSKIHPFLLEHNLEIVYAVPGIVLATIFVTLPYVARELIPLMEEQGSQEEEAARLLGANGWQMFWHITLPNVKWALIYGVVLCTARAMGEFGAVSVISGHIRGLTNTLPLHIEILYNEYNIVAAFSVAILLLLMSLVVLLLRQWSEGRLTKQIQKQQELAKNEH is encoded by the coding sequence ATGGAACAGGTTATTTCCTCTCAGGCCAGCGCGGCTAAAAGAAAAAAACAGCCCGCAGCCTATTACATTCTGGTTTCACTGGCGTGGGTCGTCTTTTTCCTGATTCTGGTACTGCCGCTGATGATGGTGGTGACTCAGGGGCTGGATAAAGGCGTTGGCGCATTTTGGGACGCGATTAGCGAACCGGATGCGATCTCCGCGCTTAAGCTGACGTTACTCGCAACCGTCATTTCCGTGCCGTTAAACGTCGTGTTCGGGCTGGCGACGGCGTGGTGTGTGACGAAATTTGAATTTCGTGGCAAGAGTTTTCTGCTGGCGCTGATCGATTTGCCCTTCTCCGTTTCACCCGTTGTTGCGGGGCTGGTGTATGTGCTGCTGTTTGGGGCGCAAAGCAAAATCCATCCCTTCCTGCTCGAACACAATCTGGAAATTGTCTACGCCGTACCGGGCATCGTACTGGCGACGATTTTCGTCACACTGCCTTATGTTGCCCGTGAGCTGATTCCTCTAATGGAAGAACAGGGTTCGCAGGAAGAAGAAGCGGCACGATTGTTGGGGGCGAATGGCTGGCAAATGTTCTGGCACATTACGCTGCCGAATGTGAAATGGGCGCTGATTTACGGCGTGGTGCTGTGTACTGCACGTGCGATGGGAGAATTTGGCGCGGTTTCCGTCATTTCCGGCCATATTCGTGGCCTGACTAACACGCTACCGCTGCATATCGAAATTCTTTATAACGAGTACAACATTGTTGCTGCCTTCAGCGTGGCGATTCTGCTGCTGCTGATGTCGCTGGTGGTGCTGTTACTGCGCCAATGGAGTGAAGGTCGGTTGACGAAGCAAATACAGAAACAACAGGAGTTGGCCAAAAATGAGCATTGA
- the cysT gene encoding sulfate ABC transporter permease subunit CysT yields MSQRSSSVIPGFGLTLGFSLSYLGLVVLIPLAGMFLYASQLTFGQFWELITSRQVLFSLRLSFGTALAAAFINGILGTLLAWVLVRYTFPGRKVIDAMIDMPFALPTAVAGIALTALYAPNGLIGSLFPFKIAYTGIGITLALIFVTLPFVVRTLQPVLADIPKEVEEAAACLGARPLQVFRHVLLPALLPAWLTGFALAFARGVGEYGSVVFIAGNIPFKTEILPLLIVSKLDQYDYKGATGIGVFMLLVSFIMLLLINVLQRRIQPKL; encoded by the coding sequence ATGTCACAGCGTTCTTCCTCAGTGATTCCCGGTTTCGGGCTAACGTTAGGGTTTAGCCTGAGCTATTTAGGATTAGTTGTCCTCATCCCATTGGCAGGGATGTTTTTATATGCAAGCCAATTAACGTTCGGCCAGTTTTGGGAGCTGATCACCAGCCGTCAGGTGCTTTTTTCTCTGCGGCTTTCGTTTGGTACTGCATTGGCTGCCGCTTTTATTAACGGTATTCTCGGGACGCTGCTGGCGTGGGTACTGGTACGTTATACCTTCCCCGGCCGTAAAGTGATCGATGCCATGATCGACATGCCCTTCGCCCTGCCAACCGCAGTGGCGGGGATTGCTCTGACGGCGCTGTATGCACCAAATGGCCTGATTGGTTCGTTATTTCCATTCAAAATTGCCTACACCGGCATCGGCATCACGCTGGCGCTCATTTTTGTCACGCTGCCTTTCGTGGTCAGAACGCTACAGCCGGTGTTGGCCGATATTCCCAAAGAAGTGGAAGAAGCCGCCGCCTGCCTTGGTGCGCGTCCGCTTCAGGTTTTCCGCCATGTATTACTTCCCGCACTGTTACCGGCATGGCTGACGGGCTTTGCTCTAGCCTTTGCCCGCGGCGTGGGGGAATACGGTTCGGTGGTGTTTATTGCGGGAAACATTCCGTTTAAAACCGAAATTCTGCCGCTGCTGATCGTCTCTAAGCTCGATCAGTATGACTACAAGGGAGCAACTGGGATCGGCGTATTCATGCTGTTGGTTTCTTTCATTATGCTGCTGCTGATTAACGTGTTGCAGCGCCGCATTCAACCGAAACTATAA
- a CDS encoding sulfate ABC transporter substrate-binding protein: MRRLGLSVATAALLFSGVASAATELLNVSYDPTRELYQQYNAAFIKHWKATTGEDISIKNSHGGSGKQARSVIDGLQADVVTLALAGDIDALNLNQPLIDPKWQARLPDNSTPYTSTIVFLVRKGNPKQIKDWNDLVKPGVEVITPNPKTSGGARWNFLAAWAYAKAQPGGNDETALKFVTELYRHAPVLDTGARGATISFVQRQLGDVLLAWENEAYLSLNEQGGDQLEIVTPSLSILAEPPVAVVDKVVERKGTQKQAEAYLQYLYSDEAQRIIGKNFYRPRNAKIAEEFKDQFAPVNLVTIDKDFGGWKAAQDKFFNDGGVFDKIFKEINK, encoded by the coding sequence ATACGTCGTCTGGGGTTATCTGTTGCTACGGCAGCATTGTTGTTTTCCGGTGTGGCCTCGGCGGCTACCGAATTATTAAACGTGTCTTACGATCCGACGCGTGAACTGTATCAGCAATACAATGCGGCGTTTATTAAGCATTGGAAAGCAACCACGGGTGAAGATATTTCCATCAAAAACTCGCACGGTGGTTCTGGCAAGCAGGCACGTTCGGTCATCGACGGTTTGCAGGCTGATGTGGTGACATTGGCGCTGGCGGGCGACATTGATGCATTAAACCTGAACCAACCGCTGATCGATCCTAAATGGCAGGCGCGTTTGCCTGACAACAGTACCCCTTACACCTCCACCATCGTTTTCCTGGTGCGCAAAGGTAACCCGAAGCAAATCAAAGACTGGAACGATCTGGTGAAGCCGGGTGTTGAAGTGATCACGCCAAACCCGAAAACCTCCGGCGGCGCACGTTGGAACTTCCTGGCTGCATGGGCTTATGCCAAAGCGCAACCGGGCGGCAATGATGAAACCGCACTGAAATTTGTCACTGAACTGTATCGCCATGCTCCTGTACTGGATACCGGTGCGCGTGGGGCAACGATTAGCTTTGTACAACGTCAGTTAGGCGACGTGCTACTGGCGTGGGAAAACGAGGCTTATCTGTCTCTGAATGAGCAGGGTGGCGATCAGCTTGAGATCGTCACACCGTCACTGTCGATTCTGGCCGAACCGCCGGTTGCCGTCGTTGATAAAGTGGTGGAGCGCAAAGGGACACAGAAACAGGCTGAAGCTTATCTGCAATACCTCTATAGCGATGAAGCGCAGCGTATCATCGGTAAAAATTTCTACCGCCCACGTAATGCCAAGATTGCCGAAGAGTTTAAAGATCAGTTTGCACCGGTGAATCTGGTCACGATCGATAAAGATTTCGGCGGCTGGAAAGCGGCACAGGACAAATTCTTTAACGATGGCGGCGTGTTCGACAAAATCTTTAAAGAGATCAATAAGTAA
- a CDS encoding CdaR family transcriptional regulator, whose product MASYHLNAKMAQDIVARTMQIIDSNINVMDARGKIIGSGDQERLGELHEGALLALSQGRVVDIDDAVARHLHGVRPGINLPLRIDGEIVGVIGLTGNPSQLRQYGELVCMTAEMMLEQARLLHMLAQDSRLREELVLNLVRTDDLSPALMEWAQRLGIDLNKPRVAAVIEVDSGQLGVDSAMAELQQLQTLLTTPERDNLIAIVSLTEMVVLKPALNSHGRWDAEEHRRRVDTLMSRMAESSRLRVRLALGNYFSGPGSIARSYRTARTTMSVGKQRMPAQRCYYYQDLMLPVLLDSLRGGWQANELVRPLSKLKAMDGNGLLRRTLGAWFRNNVQPGATAKALFIHRNTLEYRLNRISELTGLDLGNFDDRLLLYVALQLDEEE is encoded by the coding sequence ATGGCGTCGTATCATCTCAATGCCAAGATGGCACAGGATATTGTCGCGCGAACGATGCAGATCATTGATAGTAATATCAACGTGATGGATGCTCGCGGTAAGATTATCGGCAGTGGCGATCAGGAACGATTGGGGGAATTGCACGAAGGGGCGCTGTTGGCGCTCTCGCAAGGACGGGTTGTCGATATTGATGATGCCGTAGCTCGCCATTTGCACGGCGTGCGTCCGGGTATCAATTTACCCTTGCGCATCGACGGTGAGATTGTTGGTGTTATCGGCCTGACCGGGAATCCCAGCCAACTGCGACAATACGGCGAACTTGTCTGTATGACAGCGGAAATGATGCTGGAACAGGCGAGGCTGCTGCATATGCTGGCACAGGACAGTCGTCTGCGCGAAGAGCTAGTGTTGAATCTGGTCCGCACCGACGATCTGTCTCCCGCTCTCATGGAGTGGGCGCAGCGTTTAGGCATCGATCTGAATAAGCCCCGTGTTGCTGCGGTTATCGAAGTGGACAGCGGACAGCTTGGCGTAGACTCTGCTATGGCAGAGCTACAGCAGTTGCAGACGCTGCTGACTACGCCGGAGCGTGACAACCTAATCGCGATTGTCTCTCTAACGGAAATGGTAGTACTAAAACCGGCGCTGAACAGCCACGGGCGCTGGGATGCAGAAGAGCATCGGCGCCGTGTGGACACGCTGATGTCGCGCATGGCAGAAAGTAGCCGACTGCGGGTGCGGCTGGCGTTGGGGAACTATTTTTCTGGCCCCGGCAGTATCGCGCGTTCTTATCGCACGGCGCGAACGACAATGAGTGTAGGTAAACAGCGTATGCCCGCTCAACGCTGTTATTACTATCAGGATTTGATGTTGCCCGTGCTGCTGGATAGCCTGCGCGGCGGTTGGCAGGCAAACGAACTGGTACGCCCGCTTTCTAAGCTCAAGGCGATGGACGGTAATGGTTTGCTGCGGCGAACGCTGGGTGCCTGGTTCCGTAATAATGTTCAACCCGGTGCGACGGCAAAAGCGCTGTTTATCCACCGTAATACGCTGGAGTATCGTCTTAATCGTATCTCTGAACTGACGGGATTAGATCTGGGGAATTTCGACGACCGCCTGCTGCTGTACGTTGCTTTACAACTGGATGAAGAAGAGTAG
- the degP gene encoding serine endoprotease DegP, with product MKRKSLVLSALALSLAMAMGSTAANAAESAASAAASGQLPSLAPMLENVMPSVVSIYVEGHTTNQGKENNVGKENIPPQLQPFFGENSPFCQEGSPFQSSPMCQRDGDDDDDGQPQPKQENFQALGAGVVINAEKGYVVTNSHVVDNADKIQIRLSDGRKYDGKVLGKDPRSDIALVQLKDFKNLTAIKIADSDQLRVGDYTVAIGNPYGLGETATSGIVSALGRSGLNIENYENFIQTDAAINRGNSGGALVNLNGELIGLNTAILAPGGGNIGIGFAIPSNMVKSVVAQIIEFGEVKRGELGITGTELNSELAQAMKVDAQRGAFVSQVRPKSAADVAGIKAGDVIVTLNGKAVSSFSALRAQVGSLPVGSKVALGLLREGKPLTVEVTLQQSNQAQVASGNLYSGIEGAELSNTQVDGEKGVKVDNVKPGSAAAKIGLKKDDIILGVNQQAVQNIGELRKILDSKPAVLALNVRRGDSSIYLLAQ from the coding sequence ATGAAAAGAAAATCACTGGTCCTGAGTGCGCTGGCGTTAAGTCTGGCGATGGCGATGGGTTCCACTGCGGCGAATGCGGCTGAATCAGCGGCATCTGCTGCGGCATCGGGTCAATTACCCAGCCTGGCTCCTATGTTGGAAAATGTTATGCCGTCCGTCGTGAGCATCTATGTGGAAGGGCATACCACCAATCAGGGTAAAGAAAATAATGTAGGCAAAGAAAATATTCCGCCGCAGCTCCAGCCGTTTTTTGGTGAAAACTCACCTTTCTGTCAGGAAGGGTCGCCATTCCAGTCGTCGCCGATGTGTCAGAGAGACGGTGACGACGATGATGATGGTCAACCGCAACCGAAGCAGGAAAACTTCCAGGCGCTGGGCGCGGGCGTCGTGATTAATGCGGAAAAAGGCTACGTGGTGACCAACAGCCATGTGGTGGATAACGCCGATAAGATTCAGATTCGGCTCAGCGACGGCCGCAAGTATGACGGCAAAGTGCTAGGCAAAGATCCGCGTTCAGATATCGCACTGGTACAGTTGAAAGACTTTAAAAATCTGACGGCGATTAAGATCGCAGATTCCGATCAGTTGCGGGTCGGTGATTACACGGTAGCGATTGGTAACCCGTATGGTCTGGGAGAAACGGCGACATCGGGCATCGTGTCCGCGCTGGGGCGTAGCGGCTTGAATATTGAAAACTACGAGAACTTTATTCAGACCGATGCGGCGATCAACCGCGGAAATTCCGGCGGTGCGCTGGTGAACCTGAATGGTGAACTGATTGGGCTGAATACCGCGATCCTTGCCCCAGGTGGCGGTAATATCGGGATTGGCTTCGCTATTCCTAGCAATATGGTGAAAAGCGTTGTCGCACAGATTATCGAATTTGGTGAAGTGAAACGCGGTGAGTTGGGCATTACCGGAACAGAACTGAACTCCGAACTGGCACAGGCGATGAAGGTTGATGCGCAGCGCGGTGCGTTTGTGAGTCAAGTGCGGCCGAAATCGGCGGCAGATGTGGCAGGCATCAAGGCTGGCGATGTGATCGTCACGCTGAATGGTAAAGCGGTGAGCAGCTTCTCCGCGTTGCGTGCTCAGGTCGGTTCGTTGCCGGTGGGCAGCAAAGTGGCGCTGGGGCTGCTGCGTGAGGGTAAACCGCTGACCGTCGAGGTGACGCTGCAACAAAGCAATCAGGCTCAGGTGGCTTCCGGTAATCTCTATTCCGGTATTGAAGGTGCGGAGTTGAGCAATACTCAGGTGGATGGCGAAAAAGGCGTTAAAGTGGATAACGTCAAACCCGGTTCTGCTGCGGCTAAAATCGGCCTGAAGAAGGATGACATCATTCTCGGTGTTAACCAGCAGGCGGTACAGAATATTGGTGAGCTGCGCAAAATCCTGGACAGCAAACCAGCGGTATTAGCCTTGAATGTACGCCGCGGCGACAGCTCGATTTATCTTCTGGCTCAATAA
- the dgt gene encoding dGTPase, with protein MSDIDFAKKMSFQRHFSRPKTAESEYAIVRQFESDRGRIINSAAIRRLQQKTQVFPLERNAAVRSRLTHSMEVQQVGRYIAKEILHRLQTDDRLASLGLTDRQTPFESLVEMACLMHDIGNPPFGHFGESAINQWFRKLLDSHYLDSESPERVDDCNVPVLRMRQDGLDDLRGQIRQDLSHFEGNAQAIRLVHTLLKLNLTYGQVACILKYTRPAYWRGELPADYDYLMKKPGYYLSEEAFVVRLREELDMGEFHRHPLSYIMEAADDVSYCIADLEDAVEKEILTIEELYDRLRENWGAGAEKDIFAKTIERAYKERERFQWRSHDDQFFMNLRVYTVGQMVPHAALRFIDNLPAVYAGSFNQALLEDDSPQNRLLGIFKHVALKHVFNHHEVEQLELQGDRVIRGLLDIYSPLLEMPYLDFSQLVREDTHRRYPIETRLYHKLSSKHCLAYREAVTELEGLPENEQIIREYYYRARLIQDYISGMTDLYAYDEYRKLMAAD; from the coding sequence ATGTCTGATATCGATTTTGCCAAAAAAATGAGCTTTCAACGGCATTTCAGTCGACCTAAAACGGCTGAGAGTGAATATGCGATTGTGCGTCAGTTTGAAAGCGATCGCGGTCGGATTATTAACTCCGCTGCCATTCGCCGCTTACAGCAAAAAACCCAGGTCTTTCCGCTGGAACGTAACGCGGCGGTCCGTTCCCGTCTCACCCACTCGATGGAAGTTCAGCAGGTTGGCCGTTATATCGCCAAAGAGATTTTGCACCGCCTGCAAACCGACGACCGACTGGCATCGCTCGGGCTGACTGACAGGCAAACGCCGTTTGAAAGCCTGGTTGAAATGGCATGCCTGATGCACGACATCGGTAATCCGCCGTTTGGCCATTTTGGCGAATCGGCGATTAATCAATGGTTCAGAAAATTGCTGGATAGCCACTATCTGGACAGTGAATCCCCGGAACGCGTCGATGATTGTAACGTTCCTGTGCTGCGGATGCGGCAGGATGGGTTGGACGATCTACGTGGGCAGATCCGGCAAGATCTCAGCCATTTTGAAGGTAATGCGCAGGCGATCCGTCTGGTGCATACGTTGCTGAAGCTCAATCTGACCTACGGGCAAGTGGCCTGTATTCTGAAATATACCCGCCCTGCGTATTGGCGCGGTGAGCTTCCCGCTGATTACGATTATTTGATGAAGAAACCGGGCTACTATCTGTCAGAGGAAGCCTTTGTCGTCAGGCTGCGTGAAGAGCTGGATATGGGCGAATTTCATCGCCACCCGCTGAGCTACATTATGGAAGCGGCCGATGATGTGTCCTACTGTATCGCGGATTTAGAAGATGCTGTTGAGAAAGAGATTCTCACGATCGAAGAACTTTACGATCGTCTACGCGAGAATTGGGGGGCAGGCGCAGAGAAAGACATCTTCGCTAAAACGATTGAACGCGCTTACAAGGAGCGCGAGCGTTTTCAGTGGCGCAGTCACGATGACCAGTTCTTCATGAATCTCCGTGTTTACACCGTGGGGCAGATGGTCCCGCATGCCGCGCTGCGTTTTATCGACAATCTGCCGGCGGTCTATGCCGGCTCGTTCAATCAGGCCTTGCTTGAGGACGACAGCCCGCAGAATCGTCTGTTAGGCATCTTTAAACATGTCGCCTTAAAGCATGTTTTTAACCATCATGAGGTTGAGCAACTGGAGCTACAGGGTGACCGTGTGATCCGCGGCCTGCTGGATATTTATAGCCCGCTGCTTGAGATGCCCTATCTGGATTTCAGTCAGCTTGTCCGCGAGGATACCCACAGGCGTTATCCGATCGAAACGCGGCTTTATCACAAGCTATCCAGCAAGCATTGTCTGGCCTATCGTGAAGCCGTCACTGAATTGGAAGGGTTACCAGAAAACGAGCAGATCATTCGTGAATATTATTATCGGGCCCGCCTGATTCAGGATTACATCAGCGGTATGACGGACTTATACGCCTACGATGAATATCGCAAGCTGATGGCAGCGGATTAG
- the mtnN gene encoding 5'-methylthioadenosine/S-adenosylhomocysteine nucleosidase, with product MKVGIIGAMEQEVTLLRDRIENRQTFQRAGCEIYTGHINGVEVALLKSGIGKVSAALGTTLLLEYSKPDVVINTGSAGGLAPTLNVGDIVVSDEVRYHDADVTAFGYEPGQMAGCPAAFPADEKLIALAQEAITDLQLNAVRGLVVSGDAFINGAEPLARIRTTFPKAIAVEMEATAIAHVCHQFAVPFVVVRAISDVADKASHLSFDEFLSVAAQQSTRMVEVILAKLAAR from the coding sequence ATGAAAGTCGGTATTATTGGTGCGATGGAACAAGAAGTAACGCTGCTGCGCGATCGGATTGAAAACCGTCAAACCTTCCAGCGTGCGGGTTGCGAAATCTACACCGGACACATCAACGGCGTAGAAGTCGCACTGCTGAAATCTGGTATCGGTAAAGTCTCCGCTGCACTCGGCACCACGCTGCTGCTGGAATACAGCAAGCCAGACGTGGTGATTAACACCGGTTCCGCAGGCGGACTGGCTCCCACACTGAATGTCGGCGATATCGTCGTTTCTGACGAAGTCCGTTACCACGATGCCGACGTCACGGCCTTTGGCTATGAACCCGGCCAGATGGCGGGCTGCCCTGCCGCTTTCCCTGCTGATGAAAAACTCATCGCGCTGGCGCAGGAAGCGATTACCGATTTACAACTGAATGCCGTGCGCGGTCTGGTTGTCAGCGGCGACGCCTTCATTAACGGCGCAGAGCCGTTAGCCCGTATCCGCACCACTTTCCCAAAGGCAATTGCCGTGGAAATGGAAGCCACCGCGATCGCCCATGTCTGCCATCAGTTTGCCGTACCGTTTGTGGTGGTTCGCGCGATTTCTGATGTGGCAGATAAAGCCTCACACCTGAGTTTCGATGAATTCCTGAGCGTTGCCGCACAGCAATCAACGCGCATGGTAGAAGTGATTCTGGCCAAGTTAGCGGCTCGCTAA